From the genome of Scytonema hofmannii PCC 7110, one region includes:
- a CDS encoding DUF6888 family protein has product MSMEPNNKQAQGLYRLCYRLTNAIYPGWQYKAVELVRMDERTGNLYVLAGDSLDFEIKPTGGYEP; this is encoded by the coding sequence ATGAGTATGGAACCCAATAACAAGCAAGCTCAAGGGCTTTATAGGCTTTGTTACCGACTGACCAACGCGATCTACCCTGGTTGGCAGTACAAAGCTGTTGAGCTTGTCAGAATGGATGAGCGCACTGGGAATCTATACGTACTTGCTGGAGATAGTCTTGACTTTGAAATCAAGCCAACTGGAGGATACGAGCCATGA
- the cbiD gene encoding cobalt-precorrin-5B (C(1))-methyltransferase CbiD, whose product MAQSGYTLPVFACASAIAALHWLHYRQPILSVSVDLIEPSQVVDIPVEQVAGLSENIALAIARSDPGDNLDITRNTPVWAMVEWERRGEDGERLTIRGGEGIGKIVEAGDKPAIYAYAQRLLQENLLRMLAPEERITVTIILPEGRSLALRTSNAAFGVVEGLSLLGTTGISQPLSVPDQLEAFRKQLQHKVDRYDCLVFCVGENGLDLAQKLGINQEQLVKTANWLGPMLVEAALQNVKQILLFGYHGKLIKLAGGIFHTHHHLADGRREILVAHCANVGLPTLDLQAVFNSNTAEAALVYLRSLDTSDCSDWVERVYTSIVQQIDSRSQDYIKNQIGEAGTLPSVGSVLFDRDRKVIVKSKTAHTLMAKLC is encoded by the coding sequence ATGGCTCAATCTGGATATACTCTTCCTGTCTTTGCTTGTGCGTCTGCTATTGCTGCTTTGCACTGGTTGCATTATCGTCAACCCATACTTTCTGTATCAGTGGACTTGATTGAACCCAGTCAAGTGGTAGACATTCCTGTAGAACAAGTCGCAGGATTATCTGAAAATATAGCTTTGGCGATCGCTCGCTCTGACCCAGGAGATAATTTAGATATTACGAGAAACACTCCTGTTTGGGCAATGGTAGAGTGGGAAAGAAGAGGCGAAGACGGGGAGAGATTGACTATTAGAGGTGGAGAGGGAATTGGAAAAATAGTTGAGGCTGGGGATAAGCCTGCTATTTACGCTTACGCCCAAAGGTTGTTGCAAGAGAATTTGCTGCGAATGCTTGCGCCAGAAGAAAGAATTACTGTAACAATTATTTTGCCAGAGGGAAGATCTCTTGCTCTTAGGACTTCCAACGCTGCTTTTGGTGTTGTTGAAGGTCTTTCACTACTTGGAACAACAGGTATTTCTCAACCCTTAAGTGTTCCCGATCAATTAGAAGCTTTTCGAAAACAGTTACAACATAAAGTAGATCGGTATGATTGTTTGGTGTTTTGCGTTGGTGAAAACGGTTTAGATTTAGCGCAAAAACTAGGGATTAACCAAGAACAACTGGTAAAAACAGCCAACTGGCTCGGTCCCATGCTTGTAGAAGCAGCTTTACAAAATGTTAAGCAAATCCTATTATTTGGATACCATGGCAAGCTCATAAAACTTGCAGGCGGAATCTTTCACACCCATCACCATCTTGCTGATGGACGTCGGGAAATTCTAGTGGCTCATTGTGCTAACGTTGGTCTACCCACTCTAGACTTGCAGGCTGTATTTAACAGCAATACTGCAGAAGCAGCTTTAGTTTACCTCCGCTCTTTGGATACATCTGATTGTAGCGATTGGGTAGAACGGGTATACACTTCTATTGTTCAACAAATCGATTCTCGTTCGCAAGACTATATAAAGAACCAAATTGGTGAAGCAGGTACATTACCGTCTGTTGGCTCAGTCCTTTTCGATCGCGATCGCAAAGTTATTGTCAAAAGCAAAACTGCACATACTCTCATGGCAAAATTATGTTAA
- the guaA gene encoding glutamine-hydrolyzing GMP synthase: MNTAVTLPTQQAPQTEESLRQINRQIIVILDFGSQYSELIARRIRETQVYSEVLSYRTTAEALLQLNPKGIILSGGPKSVYDNGAPHCDPEIWNLGIPILGVCYGMQLMVQQMGGEVAKADRGEYGKASLYIDDPTDLFTNVEDGTTMWMSHGDSVINMPPGFEVLAHTENTPCAAVAEHNKKLYGVQFHPEVVHSIGGLALIRNFVYHICECEPTWTTAAFVEDSIREIRAKVGDKRVLLALSGGVDSSTLAFLLHKAIGDQLTCVFIDQGFMRKLEPERLIKLFREQFHIPVEYVKARERFLSALAGVTDPEEKRRIIGHEFIRAFEETSKTLGPFDYLAQGTLYPDVIESADTNVDPQTGERVAVKIKSHHNVGGLPKDLRFKLVEPLRKLFKDEVRKVGRAIGLPEEIVQRHPFPGPGLAIRILGEVTAERLNILRDADLIVRQEVNQRGLYHDYWQAFAVLLPIRSVGVMGDRRTYAYPIVLRIVQSEDGMTADWARVPYDVLEVISNRIVNEVKGVNRVVYDITSKPPGTIEWE; encoded by the coding sequence ATGAATACTGCGGTGACTCTACCAACACAACAAGCGCCTCAAACAGAAGAATCTTTGAGGCAAATCAATCGCCAAATCATTGTAATTCTAGACTTCGGTTCTCAATATTCCGAACTGATTGCTCGTAGAATTCGTGAAACACAGGTTTATTCAGAAGTTCTTTCCTATCGCACCACAGCGGAAGCATTACTTCAACTCAATCCCAAGGGAATCATCCTTTCTGGTGGTCCAAAGTCAGTGTATGACAATGGTGCTCCCCATTGCGATCCAGAAATATGGAATTTAGGAATTCCTATTTTAGGTGTGTGCTACGGCATGCAACTCATGGTGCAACAAATGGGCGGAGAAGTGGCAAAGGCTGACCGGGGGGAGTATGGAAAAGCCTCTCTATATATAGACGATCCGACGGACTTGTTCACTAACGTCGAAGATGGCACAACTATGTGGATGAGCCATGGTGACTCAGTCATCAATATGCCACCTGGGTTTGAAGTGCTGGCACATACAGAAAATACCCCTTGTGCAGCTGTTGCCGAGCACAACAAAAAACTCTACGGGGTTCAATTTCATCCAGAAGTTGTTCATTCTATTGGTGGTCTAGCTTTAATTCGTAACTTTGTATACCACATTTGCGAGTGCGAACCAACTTGGACGACTGCTGCTTTTGTGGAAGACTCAATTCGAGAAATTCGCGCCAAAGTTGGCGATAAACGCGTACTGCTAGCACTTTCTGGAGGAGTCGATTCTTCTACTTTGGCATTTTTATTACACAAAGCCATTGGTGACCAGTTGACTTGTGTTTTTATTGACCAAGGCTTTATGCGAAAGTTAGAACCTGAAAGGTTAATAAAACTGTTCCGAGAGCAGTTTCACATCCCTGTAGAATACGTCAAAGCCAGAGAGCGTTTCCTTTCCGCACTGGCTGGTGTTACAGACCCAGAAGAAAAGCGTCGTATTATCGGACACGAGTTTATCCGTGCATTTGAGGAAACCTCAAAAACCCTCGGTCCATTTGATTATTTGGCACAAGGAACCCTCTACCCAGACGTGATTGAATCTGCTGATACCAATGTTGACCCGCAAACTGGGGAGCGAGTTGCAGTGAAAATCAAGAGCCACCACAACGTTGGGGGATTGCCTAAAGATTTACGATTTAAACTGGTGGAACCCCTAAGAAAGCTTTTCAAGGATGAAGTCCGTAAAGTCGGACGTGCCATCGGTTTGCCAGAAGAGATCGTACAACGGCATCCTTTCCCTGGACCTGGTTTGGCAATTCGCATCTTGGGTGAAGTCACTGCCGAGCGCTTAAATATTTTACGAGATGCCGATTTAATTGTCCGTCAAGAAGTTAACCAACGTGGGTTGTATCACGATTACTGGCAAGCTTTTGCTGTGCTTCTGCCAATTCGTAGTGTAGGTGTCATGGGCGATCGACGTACCTATGCCTATCCCATCGTTTTACGGATTGTACAGAGTGAAGATGGTATGACCGCAGACTGGGCGCGTGTCCCTTACGATGTTCTGGAAGTGATTTCCAACCGAATTGTGAATGAGGTAAAAGGCGTTAACCGCGTCGTTTACGATATTACCTCCAAGCCACCTGGAACTATCGAGTGGGAATAA
- a CDS encoding cation diffusion facilitator family transporter, with product MTYDNRGAIQKVLIITLLLNIFVMALKAVVGYLTGSLSLQADALHSVTDSANNILGLIASQFSSPKPDREHPYGHQKFEAVGALGISAFLGIACFEILQGAVERIINGGQMVRISPPELWILLIVLGVNIFVAFYERGVGQRVGSPILIADAKHTMSDIWVTISVIGGLIGVWLGVQWLDVALAFPVALLVFWSGWTVLKENLPWLVDQIAIAPEAIHAIAVSVPGVINCHDIASRGVLGRQSFIEMHLIVDAPDVETAHQITEEVERRLEERFHPVRILIHVEPPTYKSSHITF from the coding sequence ATGACTTACGATAATAGGGGTGCAATACAAAAAGTTTTAATTATCACTTTATTGCTAAACATATTTGTTATGGCATTGAAAGCTGTCGTGGGATATTTGACAGGTTCCCTGAGCTTACAAGCTGATGCCTTACATAGTGTAACTGATAGTGCCAACAATATTTTAGGGTTAATTGCTAGTCAGTTCTCTTCGCCAAAACCCGATCGCGAGCATCCTTACGGACACCAAAAATTTGAAGCAGTGGGAGCATTAGGGATTTCTGCTTTTTTAGGGATAGCCTGTTTTGAAATTCTCCAAGGAGCCGTCGAACGAATTATCAATGGCGGTCAGATGGTGAGAATCTCACCACCAGAATTATGGATATTGTTGATAGTTTTAGGAGTCAATATTTTTGTAGCCTTTTACGAACGTGGTGTGGGACAGAGAGTTGGTAGCCCAATTCTGATTGCTGATGCCAAGCATACTATGAGTGACATTTGGGTGACAATTTCTGTAATTGGTGGGTTAATTGGTGTATGGTTGGGCGTTCAATGGCTAGATGTGGCTTTAGCTTTCCCTGTAGCGTTGTTGGTTTTTTGGAGTGGCTGGACGGTTTTAAAAGAGAATTTGCCTTGGCTTGTTGACCAAATAGCCATCGCACCGGAAGCCATTCATGCGATCGCAGTTTCTGTTCCGGGTGTCATCAACTGCCACGATATTGCTTCTCGGGGTGTTTTAGGTCGTCAGAGCTTCATTGAGATGCACCTAATAGTAGATGCACCAGACGTAGAAACTGCTCATCAAATTACAGAAGAAGTAGAAAGGCGGTTGGAGGAACGTTTCCATCCTGTTAGGATTCTCATTCACGTTGAACCGCCCACCTATAAATCCAGTCATATTACTTTTTGA
- a CDS encoding DUF4327 family protein, translating into MSVNTVPSISYYSLDVIQEEARRLVQRGLVSRQQPIYTLCQYIPAREWVCIECELEKCDFLLRDRIADLIGREQWEND; encoded by the coding sequence ATGAGTGTGAATACGGTGCCTTCTATCAGTTACTATTCTTTAGACGTGATACAAGAGGAAGCACGGCGGTTAGTTCAAAGGGGGTTGGTTAGCAGACAGCAGCCAATCTACACCCTGTGCCAATACATTCCAGCTAGAGAGTGGGTCTGCATTGAATGCGAATTGGAAAAGTGTGATTTTTTATTACGCGATCGCATTGCCGATCTGATTGGTCGCGAACAATGGGAAAACGACTAA
- the rbfA gene encoding 30S ribosome-binding factor RbfA has protein sequence MATDRRVSRVAELIKREVSQMLLNGIKDDRVGTGMVSVTDVDVSGDLQHAKIYVSIYGSEEAKAETMAGLKSATGYVRSELGARVRLRRTPEVVFIEDRSIERGTKVLSLLNRLQEERKPDEEDNDDKDKES, from the coding sequence ATGGCTACAGATCGCCGTGTTTCCCGAGTTGCTGAATTGATAAAACGGGAAGTTAGCCAAATGCTGCTCAACGGTATTAAGGATGACCGTGTGGGTACAGGAATGGTAAGTGTCACTGACGTTGATGTTTCTGGTGATTTGCAGCACGCCAAAATCTACGTTAGTATATATGGCTCGGAGGAGGCCAAAGCAGAAACAATGGCAGGGTTAAAGTCGGCGACAGGTTACGTCCGCAGCGAACTAGGTGCAAGAGTTCGCCTGCGCCGCACGCCAGAGGTGGTCTTTATTGAAGATCGTTCTATAGAACGTGGTACTAAAGTCCTGTCACTTTTAAACCGATTACAGGAAGAGCGGAAGCCCGACGAGGAAGACAATGACGATAAAGATAAAGAATCTTAA
- a CDS encoding DUF751 family protein: MFKGFWENVFRYPRYLVTILLGVVLNAFSPLLPLFKRPVTLVALLGLLGGTLVFITLTLRAMLGLSAV; the protein is encoded by the coding sequence ATGTTTAAAGGATTTTGGGAAAACGTCTTTAGATATCCTCGTTACTTAGTGACTATTCTCTTAGGGGTAGTGTTAAATGCATTTTCGCCTTTGCTCCCGTTGTTTAAACGCCCAGTGACCCTAGTCGCACTTTTGGGATTGTTGGGAGGTACTCTCGTCTTCATCACTCTGACTTTGCGTGCAATGCTGGGCTTGAGCGCAGTTTAG
- a CDS encoding HetZ-related protein: MKANLANLPTPTPDFDREASTEQSQTISTDALVQMLCQEMQAEVKTSLECMEAVAKRIAREVERICDKSSRIKTSGEIKSWLVTLARHRLQKCLHYYQLGSKKGRVELHSQLGAMVYRHVATPNSDLGFDARYNLIEDFLQAFYLEAIKAFRRENELAEDYTPRTQLELAEYMAFTEQYAKRRINLPGGANQQLVILRAQGFARRLPQETTVDIERAVESGKTEDSESYQRNSAVQQVRSQMIAQPNFDPAEESERDRVISELVKYLESQGQSDCVDYLTLKLQDFSAPEIDQILGLTSRQRDYLQQRFKYHVEKFAKQHHWQLVHQWLGAGLEQKLGLTSQQWDIFLSQLTEQQRQILDLKAEKQSDQAIAKAVKCTPKQLQKRWTQLLELAWDIRNGNTEIQPS, translated from the coding sequence ATGAAAGCAAACCTCGCCAATCTACCTACCCCAACACCAGATTTCGATCGCGAAGCTTCTACCGAACAATCTCAAACTATCAGTACAGATGCCTTAGTGCAAATGTTGTGTCAGGAAATGCAAGCTGAGGTGAAAACATCACTTGAGTGTATGGAAGCCGTAGCAAAGCGCATAGCCCGAGAGGTAGAACGGATTTGTGATAAAAGTTCTCGCATTAAAACGTCCGGGGAAATTAAGTCATGGTTAGTCACTTTAGCTAGACATCGGTTACAAAAATGCCTGCATTACTATCAGTTAGGTTCAAAAAAAGGTCGGGTGGAATTACACAGTCAACTGGGCGCTATGGTTTATCGTCACGTTGCTACACCTAACTCCGATTTAGGATTTGATGCTCGTTACAACCTAATTGAAGACTTCCTGCAAGCATTTTATTTGGAAGCTATTAAGGCTTTCCGACGGGAAAACGAATTAGCTGAAGATTACACACCTCGGACTCAATTGGAACTCGCAGAATACATGGCGTTTACCGAACAGTATGCCAAACGCCGCATTAACTTACCTGGTGGTGCAAACCAACAGCTTGTCATACTGCGTGCTCAAGGTTTTGCTCGCCGTCTACCCCAAGAAACAACAGTTGATATTGAAAGAGCGGTTGAGTCTGGTAAGACTGAGGATTCCGAATCTTACCAACGCAATTCAGCAGTTCAACAAGTGCGTTCTCAAATGATTGCACAACCAAACTTCGATCCTGCTGAAGAATCCGAACGCGATCGCGTCATTTCGGAACTGGTAAAATACTTAGAATCGCAAGGACAATCTGACTGTGTAGATTACCTAACACTAAAATTACAAGATTTTTCCGCCCCAGAAATCGATCAAATTCTCGGTCTTACCAGTCGCCAAAGAGATTATTTACAACAGCGTTTTAAATATCATGTGGAAAAATTCGCCAAACAACACCACTGGCAATTGGTACACCAATGGCTAGGTGCTGGGTTAGAGCAAAAGTTGGGTTTAACTTCTCAACAGTGGGATATATTTTTAAGTCAACTCACCGAACAGCAACGTCAAATACTAGACCTAAAAGCTGAAAAGCAAAGCGACCAAGCGATCGCTAAAGCTGTTAAATGTACACCCAAACAACTACAAAAGCGTTGGACTCAACTATTAGAACTTGCATGGGATATTCGTAACGGAAACACTGAAATCCAGCCCAGTTAA
- a CDS encoding L-threonylcarbamoyladenylate synthase: protein MAKIFQVHPDNPQSRRIEEIQAELRRGAVMLYPTDTVYAIGCDLNVKSAVERVRQIKQLANDKPLTFLCPSLSNVTTYAFVKDTAYRIMKRLIPGPYTFLLPATKLVPRLVQNPKRKTTGIRVPNHTVCLALLTALENPIISTSAHVPPDDDVDDELLEVKTDPFLSRVEMFDRLDKLVDVIVDTGEEPTYEVSTILDLTGEQAVLTRLGLGWEKAATLV, encoded by the coding sequence ATGGCAAAAATTTTTCAAGTTCATCCTGATAATCCGCAATCTCGACGAATAGAAGAGATACAAGCAGAATTGCGACGCGGCGCAGTGATGCTTTATCCTACTGACACGGTTTATGCGATTGGATGTGATTTAAATGTTAAGTCGGCAGTGGAGCGAGTGCGGCAAATTAAACAGTTAGCAAATGATAAACCGCTGACATTTCTATGTCCCTCTCTCTCAAATGTCACTACGTATGCTTTCGTAAAAGACACGGCCTACCGAATTATGAAGCGTCTCATTCCTGGTCCGTATACGTTTTTGCTACCTGCAACTAAGTTAGTACCGAGGCTGGTACAAAATCCGAAACGGAAAACAACTGGAATTAGAGTACCAAATCACACCGTCTGCTTGGCACTGTTAACGGCGTTAGAAAACCCAATTATTTCCACTTCAGCCCACGTACCTCCAGATGATGATGTAGATGATGAGTTGCTTGAGGTAAAAACAGACCCTTTTCTCTCTCGTGTGGAAATGTTTGATCGCTTGGACAAATTGGTAGATGTGATTGTGGATACTGGCGAGGAACCCACGTATGAAGTCTCTACCATTTTGGACTTGACAGGAGAACAAGCAGTTCTGACTAGGCTTGGTTTGGGTTGGGAAAAAGCAGCAACGCTAGTATAA
- the larC gene encoding nickel pincer cofactor biosynthesis protein LarC yields the protein MTKIAYFQCPTGISGDMCLGSLVSLGVPLEYLTENLNKLGIEREYQIEAELVLRNSQQATKVHVNLVNHHHHHDSQHSHHHGRHLPEIREMILKAELPSRAKAWSLAVFQQLAVAEGLVHGVPPEKVHFHEVGAIDAIVDIVGTCLGLDWLKIESTEKELPFLYCSPQPVGGGSVKAAHGQMAVPVPAVLKLWEMRGCPVYSNGIERELVTPTGAAIVTTLAVNFGSPPPMTIKQVGLGAGSINLPIPNILRLWLGEANVTHSPSLETIAILETQIDDLNPQAIGYLFEALFAAGAVDVFTQPIGMKKSRPGILLTVICHPESLPNCEAILFRETTTLGIRRSTQQRAILSREIQQVEIEYGVVSVKVAWTGQEKDKAISNVQPEYEDCAELARKHNISWREIHRLALSQWYTQHKNQ from the coding sequence ATGACGAAAATTGCTTATTTTCAGTGTCCTACAGGTATTTCAGGGGATATGTGCCTGGGTAGCTTAGTCAGCCTGGGTGTTCCTTTAGAGTACTTAACTGAAAACCTAAACAAGTTGGGAATTGAGCGCGAGTACCAGATCGAGGCAGAACTAGTTCTCCGTAATAGTCAACAGGCTACTAAAGTTCATGTGAACTTAGTAAACCACCATCACCACCATGACTCCCAACACAGCCACCATCACGGACGCCACTTACCTGAAATCCGTGAGATGATTTTGAAAGCTGAGTTACCATCACGCGCTAAAGCGTGGAGTTTGGCAGTATTTCAACAATTGGCAGTCGCAGAAGGGTTAGTGCATGGCGTTCCTCCCGAAAAAGTCCATTTCCATGAAGTAGGTGCAATAGATGCAATTGTAGATATTGTTGGCACTTGTTTGGGACTAGATTGGCTGAAAATCGAAAGCACTGAAAAAGAATTGCCTTTCCTATACTGTTCGCCCCAACCAGTAGGCGGGGGAAGTGTTAAGGCGGCGCACGGTCAGATGGCAGTGCCGGTACCAGCAGTATTGAAATTGTGGGAAATGCGCGGTTGTCCAGTGTATAGCAACGGTATTGAACGGGAACTAGTGACACCAACTGGAGCTGCAATTGTCACAACCCTTGCAGTCAACTTTGGCTCACCACCCCCAATGACCATCAAACAAGTAGGATTGGGAGCAGGTTCTATAAATTTACCAATACCAAATATTTTACGCTTGTGGTTGGGCGAGGCAAACGTTACCCATAGTCCAAGTTTAGAAACGATCGCAATTCTGGAAACCCAAATAGACGACTTGAACCCGCAAGCTATTGGCTACTTATTTGAGGCATTATTTGCTGCTGGTGCAGTAGATGTTTTTACTCAACCCATTGGAATGAAAAAATCCCGTCCGGGAATTTTGCTAACCGTTATTTGCCATCCAGAGAGTTTACCTAATTGTGAAGCGATTTTGTTTCGTGAAACCACAACTCTAGGAATTCGCCGTTCTACTCAACAGCGTGCCATTCTCTCACGAGAAATTCAACAAGTAGAGATTGAATATGGTGTAGTAAGTGTTAAAGTCGCATGGACGGGTCAGGAAAAAGACAAAGCCATTTCTAACGTCCAACCAGAATACGAAGACTGTGCAGAATTAGCCAGAAAGCATAATATTTCCTGGCGGGAAATTCATCGACTAGCTTTAAGCCAGTGGTATACTCAACATAAAAACCAGTAG
- a CDS encoding DUF6658 family protein, whose protein sequence is MNRLTAFLNKLRLRQILTVLLAGLLLIVSTACNSADVQGANPKNPPVQAGGANNPYKGGGDKSTNSKMSKSGLDQANLQLKSPSIIATSVNKEVKLYPGAETPEGRAIKEAELPIKSAKDFQQPEPGGLIQRDSGIVERAQNRLETVGKAFQDASEFIQDKGNEAGKRPEAQPNPAVGK, encoded by the coding sequence GTGAACCGTTTAACAGCTTTTTTAAACAAATTGCGACTGCGCCAGATTTTAACTGTACTTTTGGCTGGTCTATTGTTGATAGTAAGCACTGCTTGCAATAGTGCTGATGTCCAAGGCGCGAACCCAAAAAATCCACCCGTACAAGCTGGCGGTGCGAACAATCCTTATAAAGGTGGTGGAGATAAATCTACGAATTCAAAGATGTCCAAATCTGGACTCGACCAAGCTAACCTACAGCTAAAGTCACCATCAATTATTGCCACATCTGTTAATAAAGAAGTAAAACTTTACCCAGGTGCTGAAACACCAGAAGGTAGAGCCATTAAAGAAGCAGAATTGCCTATCAAATCTGCTAAAGACTTTCAACAGCCCGAACCAGGTGGTCTAATTCAACGCGATTCTGGTATTGTAGAACGCGCTCAAAACAGACTTGAGACTGTTGGAAAAGCGTTTCAAGATGCTTCAGAGTTTATCCAAGACAAGGGTAATGAAGCTGGTAAGAGACCAGAAGCACAACCAAATCCCGCAGTGGGTAAGTAG
- a CDS encoding lysylphosphatidylglycerol synthase domain-containing protein, translating into MMKQILRWVILGGTLFFLAKALKDNWQGVATVRIDAEGWAILAIATGITLLAHTWAGWIWAWVLQDLNQPIRSSEFVQVYLKTNIAKYIPGNVWHYYGRIVAAKNASVSIEIATLSVLLEPLLMAAAALIIFLLSSQSILRNSTLYLQIIQLFCLLGVLCILHPKFLNLGIAIVQRLKVKKSDSIPSSTPILQHYPLRPLFGELGFIVLRGFGFVLTLFALSPLNWSHLPLLIGAFSFSWLLGFIIPGAPGGLGVFEATAIALLQSHFPTALVISAVGLYRLISIFAETAGATLAWLDERFFSLKS; encoded by the coding sequence ATGATGAAGCAAATATTACGCTGGGTAATTTTGGGTGGAACATTATTTTTTTTAGCAAAAGCCCTTAAGGATAACTGGCAAGGTGTTGCGACTGTTCGTATTGATGCCGAGGGTTGGGCAATTCTAGCTATTGCAACAGGTATAACATTACTGGCACATACTTGGGCAGGTTGGATTTGGGCTTGGGTTCTCCAAGATTTAAATCAACCCATACGTTCTTCTGAATTTGTTCAAGTCTATTTAAAAACAAATATAGCTAAATATATACCAGGAAATGTTTGGCATTACTATGGACGAATCGTAGCTGCAAAAAATGCTAGTGTCTCCATCGAGATTGCAACTCTCAGTGTTTTGTTAGAACCACTTCTCATGGCGGCGGCGGCTTTGATTATTTTTCTATTAAGCAGCCAGTCTATACTTAGGAATTCTACCCTGTACTTACAGATAATACAACTTTTTTGCTTACTGGGAGTCCTTTGCATACTTCATCCCAAGTTTTTAAACTTAGGAATTGCCATCGTACAACGCTTAAAGGTCAAAAAGTCTGATTCTATTCCAAGCTCAACTCCTATTCTTCAACATTACCCGTTGCGACCTTTGTTCGGAGAACTAGGTTTTATCGTTTTGCGTGGTTTTGGTTTTGTTTTAACTCTGTTTGCTCTGAGTCCTCTAAACTGGAGCCATCTACCTTTGTTGATTGGGGCTTTTAGCTTTTCTTGGTTGTTGGGGTTTATTATTCCAGGTGCGCCTGGTGGCTTGGGAGTGTTTGAAGCAACTGCGATCGCACTCTTACAATCTCATTTTCCCACTGCTTTAGTCATTAGCGCTGTCGGTCTTTATCGCCTCATTAGTATTTTTGCTGAAACTGCCGGAGCTACTTTAGCATGGCTGGATGAACGTTTTTTCAGTCTTAAGTCTTAA
- the ndhL gene encoding NAD(P)H-quinone oxidoreductase subunit L: MVVALLYLVLAGAYLLVVPAGVLLYLKLRWYVASSVERAFMYFLVFLFFPGLLLLSPVVNYRPQPRKIEA; encoded by the coding sequence ATGGTTGTAGCGCTACTGTATTTGGTTTTGGCAGGAGCTTATCTACTCGTCGTACCAGCAGGTGTCCTGCTGTACTTAAAACTGCGGTGGTATGTAGCTAGCTCTGTAGAACGTGCTTTCATGTACTTTCTAGTATTTTTGTTCTTCCCTGGTTTACTGCTTCTGTCGCCTGTAGTGAACTATCGACCTCAACCCCGAAAAATCGAAGCTTAA
- a CDS encoding DUF3007 family protein: MRRIDAIGIGFGIFILGGLVYLSLQLVGLDGAQAGIWTQAVLFVGLIVWLLTYMSRAVGKKMTYHTQREKYEDAFFKKRLEELSPEELAKIQAEIEQEEQSQV, encoded by the coding sequence ATGCGACGCATTGACGCTATTGGAATAGGTTTTGGCATTTTTATATTAGGTGGCTTGGTATATTTGTCACTTCAGCTAGTGGGTTTAGATGGCGCACAAGCTGGAATTTGGACTCAAGCCGTACTCTTTGTCGGGTTAATTGTCTGGTTGCTAACCTATATGTCCCGTGCAGTGGGCAAAAAAATGACTTACCACACACAACGGGAAAAGTACGAAGACGCCTTTTTCAAAAAACGATTGGAAGAACTGTCTCCTGAAGAGTTGGCAAAAATTCAAGCTGAAATCGAACAAGAAGAACAATCTCAAGTGTAA